The Hippopotamus amphibius kiboko isolate mHipAmp2 chromosome 13, mHipAmp2.hap2, whole genome shotgun sequence sequence CACTTGGCAATTCCCTAACCCACCTTCCGCCCCAATCAAATCTACAAACTGGAACCTGCATCCATCCacacctccttccctccagccacAACAGAGGAAGAGCCCCTCCTCCTAGTACCGTGAGATCCCTTTTGAACAATAAGGACTCCGTCCGCCATGCCATTTCAGAGACTTTGTTCCTTCCGCtacctcttctctttcctgtacTTCAGCCTCTTGTTCCCTACATTAACCCTTCCCTGATACATGATACAAGATCTTCCTAGTTAACATtctatttctgtgctttctttttaaaaggggGCCAGGCTTccttctgggaaaaaaaacaaaaactggtaaACTTGCTCACTTCCTCCACTTATCCATTTCTCAGCTCACTCCGATCCGGCTTCTGCCACCAGTGATATTACCTTGCTTAGGTGGCTCATGACCTCCACGTCGTCAAATTCAAAGGACACTTTTCAGTTCTCATATTAGGAGGTTTCCTAGCAGCACTCAATGCAGTTTACTAAATCCACTTTCTTGGGGAAAAAGATGGCTCCTCATGGCTTCTGTGACACTCCTGTCCATGTTTTCTTGTTACCTCTCTAGCTGAGCCTCCTCTTCTATTAAACCACCAAACAGTTTGGAGTTCCCTAGGCTTGATCCACtatcctcttctttttctaccttGTCTCCCCAACTGAACTCATCCCTTTCCAGGGCTTTACTATGCTAATGATTCTCAATGTGCCAACACCTATCAAATAATGTTAGCACTATTAAAATTAGAGGCAAGCTCCCTAAGAATAGAAACTCTATGTTCTTCAATATCTGGCTCAGATACTGAAGAGTTCAGAAAACATTTGTTACTAACTTCAACACAAACCTCTTCCGGTTCTAGACTCCCATCTGCAAACTTGACGTATCCAACTAATTATATTTGGTTATATCCAACTGTTACATATGCCAAAGTGACCTCTTGGTTCATCATTCCCCACCGAAAAAAACTTCATTTCTTTAGTCTCACAAAATGACACTTCCACCTACTCAGTGCTGAAACTAGACACCAGTAAAATTCCTTCACACATCACTCTCCCCCCACATTCAATCAATCATCATCAAGACCTACTGAATCCACTTCCAAAATATCTTCCATTATATCTtcctccatctccactgccaccaACCTTGTCCAGTTAAGTCAACTACAAAACCCACCTAATTGGTCTCTCAGTCCCATATCTGTCCATACTTTTCCCTCTGCCGAGATACCCTTTCCCCCAATCTTTCATATTTTGGCTAACATATCATTTCCTCAGAAACAACATTGCAATGTAAATGATGTTCCTAACTCTGATTATTTTCTCATAGCCTCTTGTTCCTTTCCCTTCAATGAACCTGTGGCAATTTGCAGtggaaaaaataatgtaatggAGAAAAATTTCTGTGATATTTAACGTGTCTCAACCAGTGAGTGACATTAAAAGCTTTAGAGGGCAGGGCCCTTACCTGTTTTGTTCATGGCTGTCTTTAGCATCTAATGCCTGGAACTTAACAGGGACTCCACACATTATTTGCTGAATATTTCTCAGCAATAAATACTGTTTATTTATAAAGGTGCACTCAGTTTCTAGAAGACTCCTTTCCAGTAGCAAAACTGATTCCTTCTATGAGGCAGCTCATGGTCTTGGCCACTTTCTCCCAGAAGTTAGGGCAAAGAATCTCCCCATTACAAAAATAGACAGGGAAAAAGTGGCCAGAATGAAAACTGTGAGGCTTCTAGCAAAGGCCCTGGCTCCAAGGGAGGTAAGGGTTATAGGAAAGATTTCTAGAAGATGAAgacttattaaaaaacaaacaaaaaaagccacatgcattttacattttgtttattcagtccAGCACCTATTACTGTGCTGAGCAAATGTGAATGCTAATGCAATGCTAGGACAGTATCTAACCaacataaaaaatactttaaatgtaatttaCTTAAATGAACATAAATTAACTCACTATTCTAGATTTGGGAGGAGAGTAAATCCAAAGGTTCATCCTAGGACTACGCCTGAATAATTTCAGATACTTCCCTCTTCAGTGCCAACTACCCTCACAAAACATCTACGAAAATGAAGATGTCTATGACTATTCCCTGAAAAACAGAACCATCTGTTCTTGTTGTCCCTAATCTGTAGAGCTTTAATTTTATCACTTCCAAATTACGTACTCCACCTTCCAAAATCTAAAAGTGCAGTAGCGGTGTTGAGTAAATCACGGAACTGTGGCTTGAAAGGGTGGTGGCTATGAAAAGACTGTAGACGGATTGCCAACTCACCACTATACAAAGCGACGCCCCTTCTGCAAAGGGCAGGATAAGACGACAATGCACACACGTTCAACAATAATgctattttccttattctttaaatTCTCAACTTCCGTTCTCCCAAATACTCGATGCCTTCTGCAAATCTATCTCCAATCTCAAAATACTGGTCAAAACCGTGGTCTCGAAAGATCCCATTCATCTTTATTGCTGATCGGTGCAAAAGCAACACCGAACGCTTAGGCTTGAGCTAACAATCCTAAAGCGGGTCAAGTCTCTTCCAAAGTTCCAGGGACCGCAGACAAAGAGAAGGTATCAGTCCCACACCCTCCTGACCAACCGTGGAAGTAGAATGGGCCAGAACAGATTTCCCTAGGGCCTCTGTCAAATAACTCACGGCATGTAATAAAAAGAGCAACAATCTGGGCTCGAAAAATATATTATTCGACTCGGAGCGCTTGGCTAAGGGGCCAGGAGAGGGAAGGCAATGGCAGCGAGGAGTCCTCTCAAGATACAGGACAGGGTGTGAGGGCAAATAAACCTTTGGGCCGTTCACACACGGGACCCCAGAGTTTCCCTCCACCCTCCGAAAAGATGGAGAGCAGAGCGGTGCTTTCCCGGGCTGAGAGCGGACCAGACGCGCCCCCGGGGCGGGCCGGCTCCCCGCGCCTCCGCGCCTCTCGGGCCCCAGGCAGGCCGAGTTACCTCCGGTGATGAGGAAGTAAGACACCACCACCAGAGCGTACACCGTCATGGCCGACGGCATGTGCACCCAGGGCGGCTTCTTCAGCTTCAGGTTGGGGCATTCGAGCACTAAGAATGGGACTCGGTACAAACTCTCCATGTTGGCGGCTGCAGGGGAGACGCTCTGCCTCCAGCCCACGCGCCACCCGGAAACAGGCCCGCCCTCCCTTTTCCCGGCGCGTGCGTGGGGAAGGCCACGGCAGGTCCGCAACGCTCGGAGGCAGCGTGTAcactcatagaaaaaaaaaaggagaaactatAAAAACGGATAAGTGACGCGACATAAAACTATGTATTATTGAATCTTGTGAAGCCTAAATTTGGATAAGAAGTTTAGTTACTGCCAATGAATAAACAGGTGATTTATGCACCTTCAAGGACCTGCAGAGCCTTCAGACGTGGCGGAGCCAGAGCAGCAGAGGGGACTGAATCCACCCGAGCCCCTCCCACTTGCGGACGCTGGGGATTTGGAAGCTGATTGGACGCCGGACGCTCTAGGTTCTCAGAGCCAGAGAATGAATGGAGACGTGTGGAAAGCTCTGCCTTTTTTATTAGCGGGTTTTTCAAGGGCTTGAGAAAGTCCTAGGTTGCTGAGCTTTTACTTCCTGATGTAGCAGTGgtgatagtaataataacaattgtTACTAATAATTGCTaaattagtatattttaaaatttaaaaatatatgtct is a genomic window containing:
- the OSTC gene encoding oligosaccharyltransferase complex subunit OSTC isoform X2; its protein translation is MESLYRVPFLVLECPNLKLKKPPWVHMPSAMTVYALVVVSYFLITGGIIYDVIVEPPSVGSMTDEHGHQRPVAFLAYRGYLMG